Proteins from a genomic interval of Bacillus mesophilus:
- a CDS encoding ABC transporter permease gives MEGLLPRLPLADWIDLLVDWMTMTFGGLFDGISEGIEMFVEGIVGGLGFIPSFLLIILVSLLAWKICNKRIALFAVFGLFLIDNLGYWEDMLETLALVLTAVLISVIIGIPAGIWASQSNKVKQVVIPILDFMQTMPAFVYLLPAIFFFSIGVVPGVVASVIFAMPPTIRLTILGIKQVPADLIEATEAFGSTTKQKLLKVQLPLAMPTIMAGINQSIMLALSMVVIASMVGAPGLGTEVYRAVTQIKTGVGFEAGLAIVVIAILLDRITQNIGKKKQGGTA, from the coding sequence ATGGAAGGATTATTACCGAGACTTCCCCTAGCTGATTGGATTGATTTGTTAGTTGATTGGATGACAATGACCTTTGGTGGTTTGTTTGACGGAATCTCTGAAGGAATTGAAATGTTTGTTGAGGGAATTGTTGGAGGTTTAGGCTTTATACCTTCTTTTCTATTGATTATTCTTGTTAGTTTACTAGCTTGGAAGATTTGTAATAAAAGAATTGCTTTGTTTGCTGTATTTGGACTATTTCTGATTGATAACCTTGGATACTGGGAAGACATGCTCGAAACGCTCGCACTTGTCTTAACCGCAGTATTAATCTCCGTGATCATTGGTATTCCGGCTGGGATTTGGGCGTCACAAAGCAACAAAGTAAAACAAGTGGTTATACCTATACTTGACTTTATGCAAACCATGCCTGCATTCGTTTACCTATTACCAGCAATCTTTTTCTTTAGTATCGGTGTTGTACCGGGGGTAGTTGCATCTGTTATTTTCGCAATGCCACCTACAATTCGTTTAACAATCCTAGGTATTAAGCAAGTACCAGCTGATCTAATCGAAGCTACAGAGGCATTTGGTTCAACCACGAAGCAAAAGCTCTTAAAGGTTCAATTACCACTAGCGATGCCAACCATTATGGCTGGTATTAACCAGAGTATCATGCTTGCCCTTTCAATGGTCGTAATTGCGTCGATGGTTGGAGCACCAGGGCTAGGTACAGAAGTGTATCGTGCCGTAACGCAAATTAAAACAGGTGTCGGGTTTGAGGCTGGTCTGGCAATAGTTGTAATTGCTATTTTACTAGACCGCATCACTCAAAATATAGGTAAGAAAAAACAAGGGGGAACTGCGTAA
- the ligA gene encoding NAD-dependent DNA ligase LigA, with protein MPEELLARVKELRHLLHKWNHEYHVLDQPSVSDAEYDKALNELVRLEEENPSLQSEDSPSQRVGGAPLSVFEKVEHTTPMLSLGNAFNEEDLRDFDRRVRQGVGNEVSYVAELKIDGLAVSLRYEDGLFIQGATRGDGSVGEDITQNLKTIRSIPLRLSKPVSIEVRGEAFMPKKSFISLNEQKEELGEEPFANPRNAAAGSLRQLDPKLAAKRNLDIYVYGIGNPATTGVNSHSGGLDLLDELGFKTNNERKKCSNIDEVIEFTSSWVEKRPALPYEIDGIVIKVDSFEQQDELGFTAKSPRWAIAYKFPAEEVVTRLVDIELNVGRTGVITPTAILEPVRVAGTVVKRASLHNEDLIREKDIKLGDYVIVKKAGDIIPEVVHVLLEKRTGEEKDFLMPTHCPECNSELVRLDEEVALRCINPECPAQIREGLIHFVSRNAMNIDGLGERVIAQLFQEKLISNVADLYRLQKDQLVAMERMGEKSATNLIEAITTSKKNSLEKLLFGLGIRHVGAKAAKTLAQHFETMEKLQSATIDDLVAINEIGEKMAEAVVTYFHKPEVVHLIDELKALGVNTDYTGPKLVNVEDIDSFFAGKTIVLTGKLEILTRNEAKEKIELLGGKVAGSVSKNTDLLIAGEAAGSKLDQAKKHGVEVWNEERLVLELNK; from the coding sequence ATGCCTGAAGAACTTCTAGCTAGGGTGAAAGAACTCCGTCATTTATTACATAAATGGAACCATGAATATCATGTGCTAGATCAACCCTCTGTATCAGATGCTGAATATGATAAAGCTCTAAATGAATTGGTACGTCTCGAAGAGGAAAATCCGAGCCTGCAATCAGAGGATTCACCTTCACAGCGGGTGGGTGGTGCACCACTATCTGTATTCGAAAAAGTTGAACATACCACTCCAATGTTAAGTCTCGGTAATGCTTTTAATGAAGAAGATTTACGTGATTTTGATAGACGAGTAAGACAGGGTGTCGGCAATGAAGTATCTTATGTTGCTGAACTAAAGATAGATGGATTAGCTGTTTCTTTACGTTATGAAGATGGTCTTTTTATACAGGGTGCAACTCGTGGTGATGGTTCTGTTGGTGAGGATATTACACAGAACTTAAAAACGATTCGATCTATTCCGCTACGTCTCTCAAAGCCAGTATCAATTGAGGTTCGTGGAGAGGCCTTTATGCCGAAGAAGTCGTTTATAAGTTTGAATGAACAAAAGGAAGAGCTAGGTGAAGAGCCATTTGCAAATCCAAGGAATGCTGCAGCAGGATCATTACGACAATTGGATCCGAAGCTTGCTGCAAAACGTAATCTAGATATTTATGTTTACGGTATTGGAAATCCTGCAACTACAGGTGTTAATAGCCATAGTGGAGGATTAGATCTATTAGATGAGCTAGGCTTTAAGACTAATAATGAGCGGAAAAAGTGTTCAAATATCGACGAAGTGATTGAATTTACTTCTAGTTGGGTTGAAAAAAGACCAGCCTTGCCTTATGAGATTGACGGGATTGTTATAAAGGTTGATTCGTTTGAACAGCAGGATGAGTTAGGTTTTACTGCTAAAAGTCCACGATGGGCAATTGCCTATAAGTTTCCGGCTGAGGAAGTTGTTACAAGACTAGTAGACATTGAACTAAATGTAGGACGAACAGGTGTTATTACTCCAACGGCTATATTAGAGCCAGTTCGAGTAGCAGGAACAGTAGTCAAAAGAGCATCTTTACATAATGAGGATTTAATTCGTGAAAAGGATATAAAATTAGGCGACTATGTTATTGTTAAAAAAGCAGGAGACATTATCCCTGAGGTCGTTCATGTTCTTTTAGAAAAGAGAACGGGTGAAGAGAAGGATTTTCTTATGCCAACCCATTGTCCAGAATGTAATAGTGAGTTAGTAAGGTTGGATGAGGAAGTGGCTCTTCGTTGTATTAATCCAGAATGTCCAGCTCAAATTCGTGAAGGACTCATCCATTTTGTATCAAGAAATGCGATGAATATTGACGGACTTGGTGAACGGGTAATTGCCCAGCTTTTCCAAGAAAAACTGATCAGCAATGTGGCCGATTTATATCGTCTTCAAAAGGACCAACTAGTTGCAATGGAGCGGATGGGAGAAAAGTCTGCTACTAATTTAATAGAAGCCATTACGACATCTAAGAAAAATTCATTGGAAAAGCTTTTGTTTGGTTTAGGCATTCGCCATGTGGGAGCGAAGGCGGCTAAAACGCTAGCACAGCATTTTGAAACAATGGAGAAGTTACAATCCGCAACAATAGATGATTTAGTAGCGATCAATGAAATTGGTGAGAAAATGGCTGAAGCAGTTGTTACTTATTTTCATAAACCAGAGGTTGTTCACCTAATAGATGAATTGAAAGCGTTAGGAGTGAATACAGACTACACCGGACCTAAGCTAGTTAATGTAGAGGATATTGACTCATTTTTTGCGGGGAAAACAATTGTTTTAACAGGAAAGCTTGAGATCTTAACTCGAAATGAAGCAAAGGAAAAAATTGAATTGCTTGGTGGTAAAGTTGCTGGTAGTGTAAGTAAAAACACAGACCTCTTAATTGCAGGTGAAGCAGCAGGTTCTAAGCTTGATCAGGCTAAAAAGCATGGTGTCGAGGTTTGGAATGAGGAGAGATTAGTTCTAGAGCTTAACAAATAA
- the putP gene encoding sodium/proline symporter PutP — MEAATLVTFIVYLVGMLAIGIIAYKLTSNLSDYVLGGRRLGPGVAALSAGASDMSSWLLLGLPGAVYASGGMNQIWIAVGLTIGAYLNWQFVAGRLRSYTEKANDSITIPDFLENRFRDKSKMLRIISALVILLFFTFYTASGMVGGAKLFEASFGLSYTSALWIGAIVIISYTFLGGFLAVSWTDFIQGILMFLALIIVPIVAFNQLGGWGETVEKVGSIDPTYLDAFSGMTALGIISLLAWGLGYFGQPHIITRFMAIKSVKDVPKARLIGMVWMVFALFGAIFTGFAGIAYFADGGIPDGEQVFIQFTQVLFNPWVSGVLLAAILAAIMSTIDSQLLVSSSAVAEDIYRSVFKKDAGDKELVWISRAAVIVIALIAIGLASNPDSSVLSLVSYAWGGFGAAFGPVIILSLFWKRMTGRGALAGMIVGALTVVIWKQLSGGLFDLYEIVPGFILAWIAILVFSSMDKEPEQEILDEFEEAKA, encoded by the coding sequence ATGGAAGCAGCAACGTTAGTTACGTTTATTGTCTATCTAGTGGGTATGCTTGCGATCGGTATTATAGCATACAAGTTAACTAGTAATCTGTCAGACTATGTTTTAGGTGGAAGAAGATTAGGCCCAGGAGTAGCAGCATTGAGTGCAGGTGCTTCTGATATGAGTAGTTGGTTATTACTTGGTTTACCGGGTGCGGTATATGCATCAGGAGGAATGAACCAGATTTGGATTGCAGTAGGATTAACAATCGGTGCGTATTTAAACTGGCAGTTTGTTGCTGGGAGATTACGTAGCTACACCGAAAAAGCTAATGATTCAATCACAATCCCAGATTTTCTAGAAAATCGTTTCCGTGATAAATCTAAGATGTTGCGTATTATTTCAGCACTAGTAATCTTATTATTCTTTACGTTCTATACAGCCTCTGGAATGGTTGGTGGAGCAAAGTTATTTGAAGCATCATTTGGATTGTCTTATACTTCAGCACTTTGGATTGGTGCAATCGTAATTATTTCTTACACGTTCCTAGGTGGTTTCCTAGCGGTAAGTTGGACAGATTTTATTCAAGGTATTTTGATGTTCTTAGCCCTTATTATTGTCCCAATAGTCGCATTTAACCAACTTGGTGGTTGGGGAGAGACAGTAGAGAAGGTTGGAAGCATTGATCCAACATACCTAGATGCATTCTCAGGAATGACAGCTCTAGGAATCATCTCTTTATTAGCATGGGGATTAGGTTACTTCGGTCAACCACACATAATTACACGTTTTATGGCAATTAAATCAGTGAAGGATGTTCCAAAAGCTCGTTTAATCGGTATGGTTTGGATGGTGTTTGCACTATTTGGAGCGATCTTCACAGGTTTTGCCGGAATTGCTTATTTTGCAGATGGTGGCATACCGGATGGAGAGCAAGTATTTATCCAGTTTACACAGGTTCTTTTTAACCCATGGGTATCAGGAGTTCTACTTGCTGCAATTCTAGCAGCGATTATGAGTACAATTGATTCACAGTTACTTGTATCATCAAGTGCTGTAGCAGAGGATATTTATCGTTCAGTATTCAAAAAGGATGCTGGAGATAAGGAACTTGTATGGATCAGTCGTGCAGCTGTAATTGTAATTGCGCTAATCGCGATTGGATTAGCTAGTAACCCAGATAGCTCTGTATTATCACTAGTAAGTTATGCTTGGGGTGGATTTGGTGCAGCATTTGGACCAGTAATCATCCTTTCATTATTCTGGAAGCGTATGACTGGTAGAGGAGCATTAGCAGGTATGATTGTTGGTGCATTAACAGTTGTCATCTGGAAACAATTATCTGGTGGATTATTCGATCTATATGAAATCGTGCCAGGATTCATCTTGGCTTGGATCGCAATCCTAGTCTTCAGTTCAATGGATAAAGAACCAGAGCAAGAAATTCTAGATGAATTTGAAGAAGCTAAAGCTTAA
- a CDS encoding quaternary amine ABC transporter ATP-binding protein → MEENKIKIKVNDVTKIFGKSSKKALQLIKEGKTKDQILKSTGATVGVNRASFEVKSGEIFVIMGLSGSGKSTLVRLLNRLIEPTLGQVQIDGKDVVKMNKEELREVRRKKMSMVFQKFALFPHKTVLENTEYGLEIQGVEKPERSKKALESLELVGLKGYENQYPSQLSGGMQQRVGLARALANDPDILLMDEAFSALDPLIRKDMQDELLELQSTMEKTIVFITHDLDEALRIGDRIALMKDGNIVQIGTPEEILMNPSNEYVERFVEDVDLSKVLTAHHVMKRAETVQVDKGPRVALKLMKDLGISSIYVVDKQQTLLGAITAKDAARAAEGNQAIEAFIEKDITAVGTETLLIDLFDKVSAASIPVAVTDEKNRLKGILIRGAVIGALTGNEQYINGVVETITSEAKEVM, encoded by the coding sequence ATGGAAGAAAATAAGATAAAAATAAAAGTCAATGATGTCACCAAGATTTTTGGAAAGTCATCTAAAAAGGCTCTGCAATTAATAAAAGAAGGTAAAACCAAGGATCAGATTTTAAAATCAACTGGGGCAACAGTTGGTGTTAATCGAGCTTCATTCGAAGTGAAATCTGGCGAGATTTTCGTGATCATGGGACTTTCTGGTAGTGGAAAATCAACCCTAGTTAGATTGCTAAATCGATTAATTGAACCTACATTAGGTCAAGTCCAAATTGATGGAAAAGATGTAGTGAAAATGAACAAGGAAGAACTGAGGGAAGTAAGAAGAAAGAAAATGAGTATGGTCTTTCAGAAGTTTGCCTTGTTTCCGCATAAAACAGTTCTTGAAAACACTGAGTATGGACTAGAAATTCAAGGGGTCGAAAAGCCTGAACGATCTAAGAAGGCACTTGAGTCTTTAGAATTGGTAGGGCTAAAAGGGTATGAAAATCAATACCCAAGTCAGTTGAGTGGTGGAATGCAGCAGCGTGTCGGATTAGCAAGAGCGCTAGCAAATGATCCTGATATTCTTTTAATGGATGAAGCTTTTAGTGCATTAGATCCGTTAATTCGAAAAGATATGCAGGATGAGTTGCTAGAATTACAGTCTACCATGGAAAAAACGATTGTTTTTATTACGCATGATTTAGATGAAGCTCTTCGTATTGGTGACCGTATTGCCCTTATGAAGGATGGAAATATCGTTCAGATAGGTACTCCTGAGGAAATTTTAATGAATCCTTCTAATGAATATGTTGAAAGATTCGTAGAGGATGTTGACCTTTCTAAAGTACTAACAGCTCATCATGTAATGAAGCGTGCTGAAACCGTACAGGTTGATAAAGGTCCTCGTGTAGCACTTAAATTAATGAAGGATCTGGGTATTTCATCAATATATGTTGTGGATAAACAACAAACACTACTTGGCGCCATTACTGCTAAGGATGCAGCAAGGGCAGCGGAAGGAAATCAAGCTATTGAAGCGTTTATCGAAAAAGATATAACGGCTGTTGGAACAGAAACGTTATTAATTGATCTATTTGATAAAGTGTCAGCTGCTTCCATTCCTGTTGCAGTAACAGATGAAAAGAACAGATTAAAAGGTATTTTGATAAGAGGAGCTGTAATTGGAGCTCTAACAGGTAATGAACAATACATTAACGGTGTTGTAGAAACCATCACTTCAGAAGCTAAGGAGGTGATGTAA
- a CDS encoding glycine betaine ABC transporter substrate-binding protein: MLKKLVGITSALTLSLGLAACGGTETGGSSEEPTESTASVGEQVDYEIVGIDPGAGLMKLTIENVLPEYGLEDWDVVEGSGAAMAAALKKAYDNEEPIIVTGWSPHWKFASYDLKYLEDPKGIYGGAEDVHTIARQGLKEDHPDAHLVLDQFNWEPQHIETVMNLIQEGTDAAEAAAQWVSENEDVVSTWTEGVNTANGEEIKILYVAWDDVIASSHVVENVLESVGYDVNLIQVDAGPMWAGVADGSGDATVGAWLPTTHADYYAEYDGKFEDLGSNLHGTKLGLVVPAYMDIDSIEDLK, from the coding sequence ATGTTAAAGAAATTAGTAGGAATCACATCAGCACTAACACTATCACTTGGATTAGCAGCTTGTGGAGGTACAGAAACTGGAGGCTCATCAGAAGAACCTACAGAATCCACTGCAAGTGTAGGTGAGCAAGTGGATTATGAGATTGTTGGAATTGATCCAGGTGCAGGACTAATGAAACTTACCATTGAAAATGTTCTACCTGAATATGGTCTAGAAGACTGGGATGTAGTTGAAGGTTCAGGTGCAGCTATGGCTGCAGCATTAAAAAAGGCTTATGATAATGAAGAGCCTATTATCGTTACAGGATGGAGTCCACACTGGAAGTTTGCTAGCTATGACTTAAAATATCTAGAAGATCCAAAAGGAATCTATGGTGGAGCGGAAGATGTTCATACAATCGCTCGTCAGGGTCTAAAAGAAGATCATCCTGATGCACATTTAGTTCTAGATCAATTTAACTGGGAACCACAACATATAGAAACTGTTATGAACTTAATCCAAGAAGGAACAGACGCAGCTGAAGCAGCGGCTCAATGGGTTAGTGAAAATGAAGATGTAGTGAGTACTTGGACTGAGGGAGTAAATACAGCAAACGGTGAAGAGATTAAAATCCTTTACGTAGCATGGGATGACGTTATTGCTAGCTCTCACGTTGTTGAAAATGTATTAGAAAGTGTTGGCTATGATGTTAACTTAATTCAAGTTGATGCAGGTCCAATGTGGGCTGGTGTAGCAGACGGAAGCGGTGACGCAACAGTAGGTGCATGGTTACCAACTACACATGCTGATTATTATGCAGAATACGATGGAAAGTTTGAAGATCTAGGATCTAACCTTCACGGAACAAAGCTAGGTCTAGTTGTACCAGCATACATGGATATTGATTCAATCGAAGACCTTAAATAA
- the pruA gene encoding L-glutamate gamma-semialdehyde dehydrogenase translates to MVVPYKHEPFTDFSVEENKKALQAGLATVESYLGKDYDLVIGGERISTEQKIVSVNPANRSEVVGTVSKADQELAEKAMQVADETFKTWRKVKPEVRADILFRSAAIIRRRKHEFSAILVKEAGKPWNEADVETAEAIDFLEYYGRQMLKLKDGVPVESRPIEYNRFNYIPLGVGVIISPWNFPFAIMAGMTTAALVAGNTVLLKPASTTPVVAAKFIEVLEEAGLPAGVVNFIPGSGAEVGDYLVDHPRTRFISFTGSRDVGLRIYERSSKLSEGQIWLKRVIAEMGGKDTIVVDKEADLELAAKAIVASSFGFSGQKCSACSRAVILEDVYDQVLNRAIELTKELTVSEATSPTVSMGPVIDQGAYDKIMSYVEIGKQEGRLVHGGEGDDSKGWFIQPTIFADVPEDARLMKEEIFGPVVAFSKARDFDHAIEIANNTEYGLTGAVISNNRANIEKAREDFHVGNLYFNRGCTGAIVGYQPFGGFNMSGTDSKAGGPDYLVLHMQAKTTSEML, encoded by the coding sequence ATGGTAGTACCTTACAAACACGAACCATTTACAGATTTTTCAGTGGAAGAAAACAAGAAAGCGTTGCAAGCAGGTCTTGCTACTGTAGAATCTTATTTAGGGAAAGATTATGATCTTGTGATCGGTGGAGAACGCATCTCAACTGAACAAAAGATTGTATCTGTCAATCCAGCAAACAGATCAGAAGTAGTAGGGACAGTCTCAAAGGCAGATCAAGAACTAGCTGAAAAGGCTATGCAGGTCGCTGATGAAACATTCAAAACATGGCGTAAGGTGAAACCGGAAGTACGCGCGGATATTTTATTCCGTTCAGCTGCTATTATCCGTCGCCGTAAGCATGAATTCTCTGCAATTTTAGTTAAAGAAGCTGGTAAGCCTTGGAACGAAGCAGACGTAGAAACAGCAGAAGCAATCGATTTCTTGGAATACTATGGCCGTCAAATGCTTAAGTTAAAAGACGGTGTTCCAGTAGAAAGCCGTCCAATTGAATATAATCGTTTTAATTATATTCCGCTTGGAGTTGGAGTTATTATTTCTCCATGGAATTTCCCATTCGCAATTATGGCTGGAATGACAACAGCTGCTCTAGTAGCTGGTAACACAGTACTACTAAAGCCTGCTAGTACAACACCAGTTGTAGCAGCGAAATTTATCGAAGTATTAGAAGAAGCAGGATTACCTGCAGGAGTTGTAAACTTTATCCCTGGAAGTGGAGCAGAGGTTGGGGACTACTTAGTAGATCACCCACGTACTCGTTTTATCAGTTTTACTGGTTCTCGTGATGTGGGACTTCGTATTTATGAGCGTTCATCTAAACTAAGTGAAGGCCAAATCTGGTTAAAGCGTGTTATTGCCGAAATGGGTGGTAAGGATACAATTGTTGTTGATAAAGAAGCTGATTTAGAATTAGCTGCAAAAGCAATCGTTGCATCATCTTTTGGCTTCTCTGGTCAAAAGTGTTCAGCATGTTCACGTGCTGTCATTTTAGAGGATGTGTATGATCAAGTATTGAACCGTGCAATTGAACTAACAAAAGAACTAACTGTTTCTGAAGCGACTTCTCCAACTGTAAGTATGGGCCCAGTTATCGACCAAGGTGCTTATGATAAAATTATGAGCTACGTTGAAATTGGTAAGCAAGAGGGTAGACTTGTTCATGGTGGTGAAGGAGACGATTCTAAAGGATGGTTCATCCAACCAACAATCTTCGCTGACGTCCCTGAAGATGCTCGCCTTATGAAGGAAGAAATCTTTGGACCAGTTGTTGCGTTCTCAAAAGCTCGTGACTTTGATCATGCGATTGAAATTGCTAACAATACAGAATACGGCTTAACAGGTGCTGTTATTTCAAATAACCGTGCAAACATTGAAAAAGCACGTGAAGATTTCCACGTGGGTAACCTTTACTTCAACCGTGGATGTACAGGTGCCATTGTTGGATACCAACCATTTGGTGGATTCAACATGTCAGGAACTGACTCAAAAGCAGGAGGACCTGATTACCTAGTTCTACACATGCAAGCAAAAACAACATCAGAAATGTTGTAA
- a CDS encoding GbsR/MarR family transcriptional regulator translates to MNEIEIIERSRTRVIDAIAQNMNLYGVTPSIGRLYGLLFFSDKPLTLDEMKEELGMSKTSMSTSVRSLLDINMVEKVWVKGVRKDLYSVEEDWYQSFFDFFTIKWRTGISMNITAIEKSISELEKLLTNHELSDEIREIARLDIEKLDKSLEYYEWLNLLVDSFETKEILNFIPIPERVKKKR, encoded by the coding sequence ATGAATGAAATTGAAATTATAGAACGCTCTCGGACGAGGGTTATTGATGCCATCGCCCAAAACATGAACCTCTATGGTGTAACTCCATCCATCGGTCGATTATACGGCCTGCTTTTCTTTTCCGATAAACCCCTTACATTAGATGAAATGAAAGAAGAACTTGGCATGAGTAAGACGAGCATGAGCACTTCTGTACGAAGTCTGTTGGATATTAATATGGTCGAGAAGGTTTGGGTAAAGGGAGTTAGGAAGGATTTATATTCAGTAGAAGAAGACTGGTATCAATCATTCTTTGACTTTTTCACGATAAAATGGCGTACTGGTATTTCAATGAATATCACAGCGATTGAAAAATCCATTTCAGAGCTCGAAAAACTACTTACAAATCATGAACTCAGTGATGAAATTCGCGAGATTGCTCGACTTGATATTGAAAAGCTTGATAAAAGTTTAGAGTACTATGAGTGGCTTAATCTTTTAGTTGATAGCTTTGAAACGAAAGAGATTTTAAACTTCATTCCCATTCCCGAACGAGTGAAAAAGAAGAGATAA
- a CDS encoding CamS family sex pheromone protein, translated as MRRSWAFFIISILFISGCVPNFEQDEEIVQENEETQETAIVPNFQISEQYYRTVLPFKASESRGLVVNRISNRLDIDEFETGLMRLSQNTFSSEDYLYQDGQYLDRDTITSWLQRKLTDEELAKVKEEDRAEENRGLNPAPVTVGSLKEQNEASPIYLSHLLEQNYLKKDNEGKAELGGISIGLALNSVHYYNQEDGYPREYVIPDAEIEQQGKKMADEIIKRIRSIEGLENIPVVVSLFKQEARSSVVPGSFFAVAEVKGNSNSIDKWSVVREDHYLLPSTAAQRDYRDDHTRMLNFKADIDEYFPNYTGVIGRAFYRDEQLTELSIDIPMQFYGKAEVVGFTQYLTGLIMEHFPNYFSVKCYISSIDGPEAVIIRGVNEEEPFVHIYQ; from the coding sequence ATGAGGAGAAGTTGGGCATTCTTTATAATAAGCATCCTTTTTATAAGTGGATGTGTACCAAACTTTGAGCAGGATGAGGAAATTGTACAAGAAAATGAAGAGACACAAGAGACAGCCATTGTACCAAACTTCCAAATTTCTGAGCAATATTACCGAACGGTTTTGCCGTTTAAAGCAAGTGAATCTAGAGGGTTAGTCGTCAATAGAATTAGTAATCGATTAGATATTGATGAATTTGAAACAGGATTAATGAGACTATCCCAAAATACATTCTCTTCTGAAGACTATTTGTATCAGGACGGACAGTATTTGGATCGTGATACGATTACAAGTTGGTTACAAAGAAAGCTTACTGATGAGGAGTTAGCTAAAGTAAAAGAAGAGGACCGAGCAGAGGAAAATCGTGGCCTAAATCCAGCCCCTGTAACTGTAGGTTCATTAAAGGAGCAAAATGAAGCCAGTCCCATCTACTTATCACATCTACTAGAGCAAAATTATTTAAAGAAAGATAATGAAGGAAAAGCAGAACTAGGTGGGATTTCAATTGGACTAGCTCTAAATTCCGTTCATTATTACAATCAGGAGGATGGTTATCCTCGTGAGTACGTCATTCCAGATGCTGAGATTGAGCAGCAGGGAAAGAAAATGGCTGATGAAATCATTAAGAGAATACGCTCTATTGAAGGGTTAGAAAATATCCCTGTGGTTGTTAGTCTATTTAAGCAGGAAGCCAGATCGTCTGTTGTACCCGGAAGCTTTTTCGCAGTAGCAGAAGTAAAGGGTAATTCAAATAGTATTGATAAGTGGTCTGTCGTTAGAGAGGATCATTATCTTCTTCCATCAACAGCCGCTCAAAGAGATTACCGAGATGATCATACAAGAATGCTTAATTTTAAAGCAGATATTGATGAGTACTTTCCAAATTATACAGGCGTTATTGGTAGAGCTTTTTATCGGGATGAACAGCTAACTGAATTATCCATTGATATCCCGATGCAATTTTACGGTAAGGCCGAAGTGGTTGGATTCACTCAATATTTAACTGGATTGATTATGGAGCACTTTCCAAACTATTTTTCGGTAAAATGCTATATTTCTTCAATTGATGGTCCAGAGGCTGTCATTATAAGAGGCGTTAATGAGGAAGAGCCATTTGTTCATATCTATCAATAA
- a CDS encoding sulfite exporter TauE/SafE family protein: MMDREDLIVGSEMSEMEVFLLLMALGMVSSFIGTLAGGGGIITLPAMMLIGIPIQYGIATNKFSSGIASFTSIIYILKNKIFTVKALLPVVIISVLGGIVGAIATTSVSEQTMNVTALVLLAFALFVTIRNKKWVAEVKEKSFNQKPGFFSKLIPFFIGIYDGGFGPGSATFSIIHYMREQFSYVQSAQLSRVLNFGSCVGAFVIFYQTGYINWHYAIALAIGSALGTQIGLLALPKIPLKVARTLLISIICMLIGQVVVKTF, encoded by the coding sequence ATGATGGATAGAGAAGATTTGATAGTAGGTTCGGAGATGAGTGAGATGGAAGTATTTTTATTATTAATGGCTTTGGGGATGGTTTCTTCATTTATTGGAACGCTTGCAGGTGGCGGAGGAATTATTACGTTACCAGCAATGATGTTGATTGGGATCCCTATTCAGTATGGTATTGCTACAAATAAATTCTCCTCGGGAATTGCTTCTTTTACAAGTATTATCTATATACTAAAAAATAAGATTTTCACGGTAAAAGCACTCTTGCCAGTAGTAATTATTTCAGTTTTAGGAGGAATCGTAGGAGCAATTGCAACGACGAGTGTATCAGAGCAGACGATGAATGTTACAGCTTTAGTTCTTCTTGCTTTTGCCTTATTCGTTACGATCCGTAATAAGAAGTGGGTAGCTGAGGTAAAAGAGAAATCGTTCAATCAAAAACCAGGCTTTTTCTCTAAGTTAATTCCCTTTTTTATCGGGATCTATGACGGTGGATTTGGGCCAGGCTCTGCCACATTTAGTATCATCCACTACATGCGTGAACAATTCTCATATGTACAGTCAGCACAGCTATCTAGAGTACTCAACTTCGGTAGCTGTGTAGGGGCATTTGTAATCTTTTATCAGACAGGCTATATAAATTGGCATTACGCGATTGCCCTAGCAATTGGATCAGCTCTTGGTACTCAAATTGGTTTACTAGCATTACCTAAAATTCCACTTAAAGTTGCAAGAACTCTATTAATTTCAATCATCTGTATGTTAATTGGACAAGTAGTTGTAAAAACTTTTTAA